A region of Veillonellaceae bacterium DNA encodes the following proteins:
- the ispG gene encoding flavodoxin-dependent (E)-4-hydroxy-3-methylbut-2-enyl-diphosphate synthase produces the protein MTHENTRQVKVGNVLIGGGAPVAIQSMSTFNPVNTEYAAAQINALHESGADIVRVAVPDKKAAEALKALREKVSVPLVADIHFDYRLAITAMESGIDALRINPGNIGKMENVIKVVDMAKKVHIPIRVGINAGSLLEKILDEFGGHPTAEGMVEGALTHVRILEQEGFRDIVISVKSSDVPMMVKANRILADKVEYPLHLGVTEAGTLYRGTVKSAIGIGSLLLDGIGDTVRVSLTDDPLKEVRAAKEILSSVGIQQYGPVLISCPTCGRTQVNLIDMAKEVEEKIKRFKKPIKVAVMGCAVNGPGEAREADFGIAGGVGSGLVFRKGKVIRSVPENELIDALMEEIEKFETEGEN, from the coding sequence ATGACCCATGAAAATACTCGGCAGGTAAAAGTGGGAAACGTGCTTATCGGCGGAGGCGCTCCTGTTGCCATTCAGTCTATGAGCACATTCAATCCTGTAAATACTGAATATGCCGCAGCGCAGATCAATGCCCTGCATGAATCAGGCGCTGATATTGTCCGGGTGGCAGTTCCGGATAAAAAAGCTGCTGAAGCTTTAAAAGCCCTTAGAGAGAAAGTTTCTGTACCTCTTGTTGCAGATATCCATTTTGATTACAGGCTTGCCATTACGGCAATGGAATCCGGCATTGATGCGCTGAGAATCAATCCCGGTAATATTGGGAAAATGGAAAATGTCATAAAGGTAGTCGATATGGCAAAAAAGGTCCATATTCCTATCCGTGTCGGCATCAATGCAGGGTCTCTCCTGGAAAAGATACTTGACGAATTCGGCGGGCATCCAACCGCTGAAGGCATGGTCGAAGGCGCATTGACGCATGTACGTATCCTTGAGCAGGAAGGTTTCAGGGATATCGTCATTTCTGTAAAATCCAGCGATGTTCCGATGATGGTCAAAGCGAACAGGATACTGGCTGACAAAGTGGAATATCCTCTTCATTTAGGCGTCACAGAAGCAGGAACCCTTTATCGCGGTACCGTCAAATCCGCAATCGGCATCGGATCGCTTCTTTTAGACGGCATTGGAGACACCGTACGCGTATCTCTGACAGATGATCCGCTAAAAGAAGTAAGAGCCGCCAAGGAAATATTGAGTTCTGTCGGAATTCAGCAGTACGGGCCGGTTCTCATTTCCTGCCCGACCTGCGGTCGTACACAGGTCAATTTGATCGATATGGCCAAAGAAGTGGAAGAAAAGATCAAAAGATTCAAAAAGCCTATTAAAGTCGCAGTCATGGGATGTGCCGTCAACGGCCCGGGAGAAGCCAGAGAAGCTGATTTCGGAATTGCCGGCGGCGTAGGAAGCGGCCTGGTATTTAGAAAAGGCAAGGTCATCAGAAGCGTACCGGAAAATGAATTGATTGATGCGCTTATGGAAGAAATTGAAAAATTTGAAACCGAAGGGGAAAATTAA
- a CDS encoding M50 family metallopeptidase, with the protein MLIHYILAPIFALTVVILCHEFGHFILAKWTGMQVDEFSVGMGPRIAKIKWHDTVYSLRAIPIGGFNRIAGMNDDNQGNPKSFSSKSVWARSAVVLAGASFNVLLAFFIFAGVIFVSGYSTVSRSPVIGNVISGMPAEQAGLQAGDRIISVNGNPVEVWTDVSRSTSALGEGEAARVIVSRAGKSEEYDIMLQRSDDGRLLLGIAPSIEKHTASLSDAVSMASKYCINVLKMTGQGIYAMIGGSTEGIAGPIGIAKMSGAAASAGFGALLLFTAVLSLNIGLLNLLPIPILDGGLFVQILAESVIGHKVSQKTGYYIQTLGLSIILMIFIFALANDVSNF; encoded by the coding sequence ATGCTGATTCACTATATTCTTGCGCCTATCTTTGCACTGACTGTCGTTATTCTTTGCCATGAATTCGGCCATTTTATCCTGGCCAAGTGGACGGGAATGCAGGTGGACGAATTCTCGGTGGGAATGGGTCCGCGTATTGCTAAAATAAAATGGCATGACACGGTATATTCTCTTAGAGCGATTCCTATCGGAGGCTTCAACCGCATAGCCGGAATGAATGATGATAATCAGGGAAATCCTAAATCATTTTCGAGCAAATCAGTCTGGGCCAGGTCAGCGGTTGTTCTGGCAGGCGCTTCATTCAATGTTTTACTGGCATTTTTCATTTTTGCCGGTGTTATTTTTGTCTCCGGATATAGTACCGTATCCAGAAGTCCTGTTATTGGAAATGTGATTTCCGGTATGCCTGCTGAGCAGGCCGGACTGCAGGCAGGGGACAGAATTATATCTGTAAATGGAAATCCTGTAGAAGTGTGGACAGATGTAAGCCGTTCGACTTCGGCTTTAGGAGAAGGAGAAGCGGCCCGTGTCATTGTTTCAAGAGCGGGCAAATCTGAAGAATATGATATAATGCTACAGAGAAGTGATGACGGAAGACTTCTGCTTGGAATTGCTCCGTCCATTGAAAAGCATACTGCCTCGTTGTCAGATGCAGTGTCCATGGCTTCAAAGTACTGCATCAATGTCTTGAAAATGACCGGTCAGGGAATTTATGCAATGATCGGCGGCAGCACGGAAGGCATTGCAGGCCCGATTGGCATTGCAAAAATGTCCGGTGCGGCTGCCAGTGCAGGTTTCGGTGCACTTCTCCTGTTTACAGCGGTTTTAAGTTTGAATATAGGATTACTGAATCTTCTGCCTATACCGATCCTGGATGGGGGACTGTTTGTCCAGATCCTCGCAGAATCGGTCATCGGACACAAAGTATCACAAAAGACCGGCTACTATATCCAGACGCTGGGACTGTCCATCATATTGATGATATTTATTTTCGCGTTGGCGAATGATGTTTCAAATTTTTAA
- a CDS encoding 1-deoxy-D-xylulose-5-phosphate reductoisomerase — MKEIAILGSTGSIGTQALEVIRLHPDLFHAQVLAAHVNVELLLKQAYEFNPSAIVITDKDAGEKFKSLYNGSAEVYIGQGTLEKAAVRDDVDMVLVSVVGINGLLPTLEAIRAGKEIALANKETLVAGGALVIEEAKKHHTLIRPVDSEHSAIFQCLLGQDIKKIHKLILTASGGPFLGKTREDLENVSLSDALKHPTWHMGQKVTLDSATMFNKGLEVIEAHWLFGVDYDDIDVVIQPQSIIHSMVEYIDGSIIAQMGNPDMRLPIQFAFTYPKRMETPSHEFMDWKKLSAIKILQPDYKVFRSLKLAYQAGKAGGDMTTVFNAANEEAIKAFIRSEIKFFSIFDVVEEVLDNWDVHDIHSIEDVISADKNARIASASAIQRFKC, encoded by the coding sequence ATGAAGGAAATAGCAATCTTAGGAAGTACAGGTTCTATTGGAACACAGGCACTTGAAGTGATCAGACTCCATCCGGACCTTTTCCATGCACAGGTTTTGGCTGCTCATGTCAATGTTGAGCTGCTTCTAAAGCAGGCATATGAATTCAACCCTTCTGCTATTGTAATAACAGATAAGGACGCAGGGGAAAAATTCAAGTCATTATATAATGGCAGCGCTGAAGTCTATATTGGCCAAGGGACGCTGGAAAAAGCAGCCGTACGAGATGACGTCGACATGGTCCTTGTTTCAGTCGTTGGTATCAATGGCCTTCTTCCGACTCTGGAAGCAATCCGTGCGGGTAAAGAAATTGCCTTAGCCAATAAGGAAACTTTGGTGGCCGGAGGCGCGCTGGTCATAGAAGAAGCGAAAAAGCACCATACATTGATCAGACCTGTCGACAGTGAACATAGTGCTATATTCCAGTGCCTCCTCGGACAGGACATAAAAAAGATTCATAAGCTCATATTGACAGCTTCCGGGGGTCCTTTCCTGGGAAAAACCAGAGAGGATCTGGAAAATGTATCGCTGTCTGATGCATTAAAACATCCTACCTGGCATATGGGCCAAAAGGTTACGCTTGATTCAGCTACCATGTTTAACAAAGGGCTGGAAGTGATAGAGGCTCATTGGCTTTTTGGTGTTGATTATGACGATATCGATGTTGTCATTCAGCCGCAAAGCATCATTCATTCGATGGTAGAGTATATCGACGGATCGATTATCGCGCAGATGGGAAATCCGGATATGAGACTTCCTATCCAGTTCGCATTTACGTATCCGAAACGCATGGAAACACCTTCCCATGAATTCATGGATTGGAAGAAATTATCTGCCATCAAAATTTTGCAGCCGGATTATAAGGTGTTCAGATCACTTAAGCTGGCCTATCAGGCTGGCAAGGCAGGCGGTGATATGACCACTGTCTTCAATGCAGCCAATGAAGAAGCAATCAAAGCCTTTATCAGAAGTGAAATAAAATTCTTTTCTATTTTCGACGTTGTAGAAGAAGTTCTGGACAATTGGGATGTTCATGATATTCATTCCATTGAAGATGTAATAAGCGCAGACAAAAATGCACGAATCGCCTCTGCATCTGCCATCCAGAGGTTCAAATGCTGA
- a CDS encoding phosphatidate cytidylyltransferase — MKVRVITAVIGIIAVLLLVWLGGVFFSGAVLAVALLAVHEYNKMLKNINVHVVVPLIAAAQLVLIGAATFGSLKVFLGMIPLCLVLLLCPILKLSQDKMTSLIYTVFGSFYFGIGFGALILLRRNADLITQSSLWMEPGIFLVMFALVDTWASDSFAYLVGRRFGRHKMAPHISPNKTVEGLLGGVAGCIILGTIVAWAFGYNVFYGFIMSLMASVMAPIGDLFESYMKRACDVKDSGQILPGHGGMMDRFDSILFVAPVFVSTLILFAH, encoded by the coding sequence ATGAAAGTAAGGGTTATTACTGCAGTTATCGGGATTATTGCTGTATTATTGCTTGTTTGGCTGGGAGGAGTGTTCTTCTCAGGCGCAGTTCTGGCTGTTGCCCTTCTTGCCGTACATGAATACAATAAGATGCTGAAAAATATCAATGTTCATGTGGTGGTACCTCTGATTGCAGCCGCACAGCTGGTTCTGATCGGGGCTGCGACTTTTGGATCACTGAAGGTCTTTCTCGGAATGATTCCGCTTTGCCTGGTTCTTTTGCTCTGTCCTATTCTGAAGCTCAGCCAGGATAAAATGACATCATTGATTTATACAGTATTCGGATCATTTTATTTTGGGATAGGCTTTGGCGCGCTCATTCTGCTGCGCCGCAATGCTGATCTGATTACGCAGTCTTCTTTATGGATGGAACCGGGAATTTTTCTTGTCATGTTTGCTCTTGTTGATACATGGGCAAGCGACTCTTTTGCCTATCTCGTCGGTCGCCGCTTTGGCAGGCATAAAATGGCACCGCATATCAGCCCGAATAAAACAGTGGAAGGACTTTTGGGCGGAGTTGCCGGATGTATCATTCTGGGGACTATTGTTGCATGGGCCTTTGGGTACAATGTTTTCTACGGGTTTATCATGTCATTGATGGCTTCAGTCATGGCACCGATAGGAGATTTGTTTGAATCCTACATGAAAAGAGCTTGTGACGTTAAGGATTCGGGACAGATTCTGCCGGGGCATGGCGGTATGATGGATCGTTTCGACAGTATTCTCTTTGTAGCCCCCGTATTTGTCTCCACATTAATACTCTTTGCTCATTAA
- a CDS encoding isoprenyl transferase — MSEKKSFPEHVAIILDGNGRWAQKRGRERTYGHQIGAANVKRIVRSAGNMGIKILTLYAFSTENWKRPSIEVRFLMKLFKNYLISQLRELIDDNVQVHIVGDTSVLSDSLRREIEECEKDTAKNDGLILNVAINYGGRMEIVHAVKSIAEKVRNGELLPEQITEEDVSSALYPSDQMDVDLLIRTGGEYRISNFLLWQASYSELYFTPVLWPDFTEEELKKAVDWFEGRDRRFGGLTEET, encoded by the coding sequence ATGAGTGAAAAAAAGTCATTTCCAGAACACGTTGCGATTATTTTGGATGGAAATGGACGCTGGGCCCAGAAAAGAGGACGGGAGAGAACCTATGGACATCAGATTGGCGCCGCCAATGTGAAGAGGATTGTCCGTTCTGCTGGAAATATGGGAATAAAAATACTCACTCTTTATGCTTTTTCGACAGAAAACTGGAAACGGCCTTCTATCGAGGTCCGGTTTCTCATGAAACTTTTTAAAAACTATCTGATCAGCCAGCTGCGCGAATTAATTGATGATAATGTACAGGTTCACATTGTAGGAGATACCAGCGTGCTTTCGGATTCTTTGAGAAGGGAAATTGAAGAATGCGAGAAAGATACAGCCAAAAATGATGGCCTGATACTGAATGTGGCCATCAATTATGGCGGCAGGATGGAAATTGTCCATGCTGTCAAATCAATAGCCGAAAAGGTAAGAAATGGGGAGCTTCTTCCTGAACAAATTACGGAAGAAGATGTTTCCAGTGCGTTATACCCTTCTGATCAAATGGATGTCGACCTGCTCATCAGAACGGGAGGAGAGTACAGAATATCAAACTTCCTTCTTTGGCAGGCTTCCTACAGCGAGCTTTATTTCACACCTGTTTTATGGCCTGATTTCACTGAGGAAGAGCTTAAGAAAGCTGTTGACTGGTTTGAGGGTAGAGACCGCCGCTTTGGCGGGCTGACGGAGGAAACCTGA
- the frr gene encoding ribosome recycling factor, whose amino-acid sequence MYEQEMNQLSEKMDKSITALKNEFTTIRTGQANASLLDRVFVEYYGSRTPVTQVASVTVPEARLLVVQPWDKTLLKDIEKAILQSDLGLVPMNDGNLIRMAIPQLTEERRKELVKIVNKKSEEAKVAIRNIRRDGNDFLKKEEKNSDVSKDVIKGMEEKVQKLTDNKIKELETVTEKKIKEIMSV is encoded by the coding sequence ATGTATGAACAGGAAATGAACCAGCTTTCCGAAAAGATGGACAAGTCAATTACTGCATTGAAAAACGAATTTACTACAATCCGTACCGGCCAGGCTAATGCCAGCCTCCTTGACAGGGTTTTCGTGGAATATTATGGCAGCCGCACACCGGTTACACAGGTCGCATCTGTCACTGTTCCGGAAGCCAGACTCCTTGTAGTACAGCCCTGGGACAAAACTTTGCTGAAGGATATTGAAAAAGCAATTCTTCAGTCTGATCTCGGACTCGTTCCGATGAATGATGGCAATCTGATCCGCATGGCCATTCCGCAGCTGACAGAAGAACGCCGCAAAGAACTGGTCAAGATCGTTAACAAAAAATCTGAAGAAGCTAAAGTTGCAATCCGCAATATCAGACGTGACGGCAATGATTTCCTGAAGAAGGAAGAAAAGAACAGTGATGTTTCCAAGGATGTCATTAAAGGAATGGAAGAAAAAGTCCAGAAATTGACTGACAATAAGATCAAGGAACTGGAAACCGTTACAGAAAAGAAAATCAAGGAAATCATGTCTGTTTAA
- the pyrH gene encoding UMP kinase has translation MLKLSGESLANDKGFGIDPEVVYRLAGEIKEACETGIEVAVVVGGGNIWRGLKGSQGGMDRASADYMGMLATVINSVALQDALEKLGVSTRVQTAIEMRQIAEPYIRRKAIRHLEKGRVVIFGAGTGNPYFTTDTTAALRSAEIEADVMLMAKKQTDGVYDADPKFHPEAKMFTHLTYNDVLQKQLAVMDNTAITLCMNNSIPIVVFNIDVPGNIVKACKGETLGTLIEGE, from the coding sequence ATGCTGAAATTATCTGGTGAATCTCTCGCCAATGACAAAGGTTTTGGTATTGATCCGGAAGTAGTTTATCGTTTAGCTGGTGAAATTAAAGAAGCATGCGAAACAGGAATCGAGGTTGCTGTAGTAGTCGGCGGCGGCAATATCTGGCGCGGACTGAAAGGCAGCCAGGGCGGCATGGACAGAGCATCAGCTGATTACATGGGCATGCTTGCTACCGTTATCAACTCAGTGGCTCTTCAGGATGCTCTTGAAAAGCTTGGCGTCAGCACACGCGTACAGACCGCCATTGAGATGAGACAGATTGCTGAACCGTATATCCGCAGAAAAGCTATCCGTCATCTGGAAAAAGGAAGAGTTGTTATCTTCGGTGCTGGTACCGGCAACCCGTACTTCACAACTGATACGACAGCGGCACTCCGCAGTGCAGAAATCGAAGCAGATGTCATGCTCATGGCTAAGAAGCAGACCGACGGCGTATATGATGCAGATCCGAAATTCCATCCGGAAGCTAAGATGTTCACGCATCTCACCTATAATGATGTTTTGCAGAAACAGCTGGCTGTTATGGATAACACAGCCATCACTCTGTGCATGAACAATTCTATACCGATCGTTGTATTCAATATTGATGTACCAGGAAATATAGTAAAAGCATGCAAGGGTGAAACCTTGGGCACTTTAATTGAGGGGGAATAA
- the tsf gene encoding translation elongation factor Ts: MNITASMVKDLRTQTGAGMMDCKKALVEAEGDIAKAVDILREKGLSQAAKKASRVAAEGAVVSAVSEDGKTGTILEVNCETDFVGTNEDFRNLAASIADQILAVNPADVEALLDSEIDGKKVRDLVTEAVAKIGENISVRRFVRYESAEGKVYSYIHGGGKIGVLVEMIGADDELGKDIAMQVAAANPSYLDRTQVSQAEIDHEKEVLAVEARNEGKPENIIEKMVIGRINKYYKEVCLVDQEFIKDGDLTISKLLKSKNASVVRFARYQLGEGIEKKQDDLAAEVAKQLNQ; encoded by the coding sequence ATGAACATTACAGCTAGCATGGTCAAAGATTTACGTACCCAGACCGGGGCCGGCATGATGGACTGCAAGAAGGCACTTGTTGAAGCTGAAGGCGATATCGCAAAGGCTGTCGACATTCTTCGCGAAAAGGGATTATCCCAGGCTGCTAAGAAGGCAAGCCGTGTTGCTGCTGAAGGCGCTGTTGTTTCTGCTGTTTCCGAAGACGGAAAAACAGGAACCATTCTGGAAGTCAACTGCGAAACTGACTTCGTTGGAACCAACGAAGACTTCAGAAATCTCGCTGCATCCATTGCAGACCAGATCCTGGCAGTTAACCCAGCTGATGTTGAAGCACTTCTGGATTCTGAAATCGACGGAAAGAAAGTACGCGATCTTGTTACTGAAGCAGTTGCAAAGATTGGTGAAAACATTTCCGTTCGCCGTTTCGTTCGTTATGAAAGTGCTGAAGGCAAGGTATACAGCTATATCCATGGCGGCGGCAAGATCGGCGTTCTCGTTGAGATGATTGGTGCTGATGATGAACTTGGCAAGGATATTGCAATGCAGGTAGCTGCTGCTAATCCGTCCTATCTGGACAGAACCCAGGTTTCCCAGGCTGAAATCGACCATGAAAAGGAAGTTCTTGCTGTAGAAGCTAGAAACGAAGGCAAGCCGGAAAACATCATTGAAAAAATGGTTATCGGCAGAATTAATAAATACTACAAGGAAGTCTGCCTTGTAGATCAGGAATTCATTAAAGATGGCGATCTGACCATTTCCAAACTCCTGAAATCCAAGAATGCTTCCGTAGTACGTTTCGCTAGATACCAGCTCGGCGAAGGCATTGAAAAGAAGCAGGATGATCTGGCTGCAGAAGTAGCAAAACAGCTGAACCAGTAA
- the rpsB gene encoding 30S ribosomal protein S2: MAVVSMKQLLEAGVHFGHQTRRWNPKMARFIFTERNGIYIIDLQKTVKKVEEAYAFIRDVAAKGEPVLFVGTKKQAQNSVKEEATRCNQFYVNERWLGGMLTNFRTIQTRIARLKELEKMFEEGTTAQYPKKEVILMQRELEKLEKNLGGIKDMKRLPGAIFIIDSKKEEIAVAEAHKLHIPVVATVDTNCDPDVIDFPIPANDDAIRAVRLLTSKIADAVLEGRQGQQEEAAPAEEAAVEEAEAAEDKE, encoded by the coding sequence ATGGCAGTTGTATCCATGAAACAGTTACTCGAAGCAGGCGTTCATTTTGGTCATCAGACCCGTCGTTGGAATCCGAAGATGGCAAGATTCATCTTCACAGAACGCAACGGAATCTACATTATCGACCTGCAGAAGACTGTAAAGAAAGTTGAAGAAGCTTATGCTTTCATTCGCGACGTTGCAGCAAAGGGTGAACCGGTTCTCTTCGTAGGAACAAAGAAACAGGCTCAGAACTCTGTAAAGGAAGAAGCTACACGCTGCAACCAGTTCTATGTCAATGAACGCTGGCTCGGCGGCATGCTGACCAACTTCCGCACAATCCAGACCCGTATTGCACGTCTGAAAGAACTGGAAAAGATGTTTGAAGAAGGCACCACTGCTCAGTATCCGAAGAAGGAAGTTATCCTGATGCAGCGCGAACTTGAAAAGCTCGAAAAGAACCTTGGCGGCATTAAAGATATGAAACGTCTTCCGGGAGCAATTTTCATCATTGACTCCAAGAAAGAAGAAATCGCTGTTGCAGAAGCTCATAAGCTGCACATTCCGGTTGTTGCAACCGTTGATACCAACTGCGATCCGGACGTCATCGATTTCCCGATTCCGGCAAACGATGATGCTATCCGCGCAGTAAGACTGCTCACCAGCAAGATTGCTGACGCTGTTCTTGAAGGACGTCAGGGCCAGCAGGAAGAAGCTGCACCGGCTGAAGAAGCTGCTGTTGAAGAAGCAGAAGCAGCAGAAGACAAGGAATAA
- a CDS encoding acyltransferase yields MTNAAKKKKIHIEFLRALCIWLVMFTHTSTSGFSLYLERPASFFFPLYIAVPFWVKTAVPIFFMTSGALLLGKEESISRIFKKRVWRFIQVIFVFSLINYVWFYHNLPLSITGHIAKFFTMTYSSTMATAYYFLYIYVSFLLMLPIWRKLVRAMTQELYLYLILLNLVFVGCIPVISMLIFKGTAEINYFLNPLLAVSEPTFYFLIGYWIEHVLPDSWITPRNLFKLGLAALLGTAIAAGMTYYHGIIAGGLTEAISERFYDSFLFLNTAFVFCLSKWWFSTHTISDAWRNRLIFLGSVSFGVMLFEEITRNLTHPIFGKMLAYLPRIPFIDAVIWICLAYTLGIIITYFIKKIPYFNKLI; encoded by the coding sequence ATGACAAATGCAGCCAAAAAGAAAAAAATCCATATTGAATTTTTAAGAGCGCTTTGTATCTGGCTCGTTATGTTTACACATACTTCCACCTCAGGCTTCTCTTTGTATTTGGAAAGGCCTGCATCATTTTTCTTTCCTCTTTATATTGCAGTACCATTTTGGGTAAAAACGGCGGTTCCCATATTTTTCATGACTTCCGGCGCCTTACTTCTGGGAAAAGAAGAATCGATTTCGCGGATATTCAAAAAAAGAGTCTGGCGTTTTATTCAGGTTATTTTTGTTTTCTCATTGATCAACTATGTCTGGTTTTATCATAACCTGCCTCTTTCCATCACAGGACACATTGCCAAATTTTTCACCATGACTTACTCCTCTACCATGGCAACGGCCTATTATTTCCTGTATATTTATGTTTCCTTCCTTCTCATGCTCCCAATCTGGCGAAAGCTGGTCCGCGCAATGACGCAGGAACTTTATTTGTACCTGATCCTTTTGAATTTGGTCTTCGTCGGGTGCATCCCTGTTATTTCCATGCTGATTTTCAAAGGAACGGCAGAAATCAATTATTTCCTGAATCCCCTTCTTGCGGTCAGTGAACCGACATTTTACTTCCTGATCGGATACTGGATCGAGCATGTACTCCCGGATTCCTGGATCACACCCAGAAATCTTTTCAAATTGGGATTAGCCGCCCTCCTTGGCACCGCAATAGCTGCCGGAATGACTTACTATCATGGAATTATCGCAGGCGGCCTTACAGAAGCGATTTCCGAAAGATTTTATGACAGTTTCCTTTTCCTGAATACCGCTTTTGTATTCTGCTTGTCAAAATGGTGGTTCTCTACCCATACCATTTCTGATGCCTGGAGAAACAGGCTGATTTTCCTCGGCAGTGTTTCTTTTGGTGTCATGCTGTTTGAGGAAATAACACGCAATCTGACACATCCTATATTTGGAAAAATGCTTGCATACCTGCCCCGCATCCCGTTCATAGATGCTGTTATCTGGATATGCCTCGCATATACGCTGGGAATCATCATTACTTACTTCATAAAAAAAATACCGTACTTTAATAAACTTATCTAG